A part of Campylobacter concisus genomic DNA contains:
- a CDS encoding ABC transporter ATP-binding protein, with the protein MLEVRNLNFSYPNGAGKLENVNLKIGAGEILTILGRNGAGKSTTLGLISGSLKPVSGEIFLNGKNVDSLSNKERAKIMAYVAQSEVTEYEYTGLEFITMGRAAHLGIFARPSKEDEEIAKIYTKKLEIEYLEERFITQMSGGQKQMCMIARAMAAQPKMIIFDEPTSALDFGNQYKFLRTLKWLKELGYSVVLTTHNPDFAVLLGGYVALVKGDGNVEFGSVSEIIRSENLSKLYGLSLNVSYIDEVKRECCLTYPL; encoded by the coding sequence ATGCTTGAAGTTAGAAATTTAAACTTTAGCTACCCAAATGGGGCTGGCAAACTAGAAAATGTAAATTTAAAGATAGGCGCAGGTGAAATTTTAACCATTCTTGGTCGAAATGGTGCTGGCAAATCAACCACTCTTGGGCTAATAAGTGGCTCGCTAAAGCCAGTTTCGGGAGAAATTTTTCTTAATGGCAAAAATGTTGATAGCCTAAGCAACAAGGAGCGCGCTAAGATCATGGCGTATGTCGCTCAAAGCGAGGTTACCGAGTATGAATACACCGGGCTTGAGTTCATCACGATGGGACGCGCGGCACACCTTGGCATCTTTGCAAGACCTAGCAAGGAGGACGAAGAGATCGCTAAAATTTACACCAAAAAGCTTGAGATCGAGTATCTTGAAGAGCGTTTTATTACGCAGATGAGTGGCGGTCAAAAGCAGATGTGTATGATCGCACGCGCGATGGCCGCGCAGCCAAAGATGATCATTTTTGATGAGCCAACGAGCGCGCTTGATTTTGGCAACCAGTATAAATTTTTACGCACGCTCAAGTGGCTAAAAGAGCTTGGCTACTCGGTCGTGCTAACTACTCATAACCCTGACTTTGCCGTACTTCTTGGCGGATATGTCGCACTTGTAAAAGGTGATGGAAATGTTGAGTTTGGCTCAGTTAGTGAGATCATCAGAAGCGAAAATTTAAGCAAACTTTACGGATTAAGCTTAAATGTAAGCTACATCGACGAAGTAAAAAGAGAGTGTTGCTTAACATATCCTCTTTAA
- a CDS encoding FecCD family ABC transporter permease, translating to MKNANFSLVAIFLALLTLICAFVALGVGRFYIPFSDVFSVLAHNFGYGEGAASNITNVIENLRIPRIIAAILVGAALSVSGAAYQGVFKNQLVSPDLLGVSAGACVGAATAIIFDLSLFWVQAFAFGFGLAAVAITLAIPKMMGRTSTLMLVLSGIIVSGLMGSIIGFLKYVADPETKLPDIVYWQLGSLAKLDSENLKFIAPVMIICAILLIAMSWRINLLSLGDESAARLGVNVAFERAIVIICATLLTACSVCISGIVAWVGLLMPHLARMLVGANNIKSMPASIFMGAMFLLFVDTLARSISVSEVPLGVLTGFIGTVFFVWVLWRNKKVA from the coding sequence ATGAAAAACGCAAATTTTTCATTAGTTGCTATATTTTTAGCCCTACTAACGCTTATTTGCGCCTTTGTTGCACTTGGCGTTGGTAGGTTTTACATACCTTTTAGCGACGTCTTTAGCGTGCTAGCTCACAACTTTGGCTATGGTGAGGGCGCAGCTAGCAACATCACAAATGTGATAGAAAATTTACGTATTCCGCGCATTATAGCCGCCATCCTTGTTGGTGCTGCTCTTAGCGTGAGTGGTGCAGCCTATCAAGGCGTCTTTAAAAACCAGCTAGTTAGCCCCGATCTTCTTGGTGTTTCTGCAGGTGCCTGCGTGGGAGCTGCCACCGCGATCATCTTTGATCTATCGCTATTTTGGGTGCAGGCTTTTGCATTTGGCTTTGGTCTAGCAGCTGTTGCTATCACTCTAGCCATACCAAAGATGATGGGACGCACTAGCACGCTTATGCTAGTTCTTTCTGGTATCATCGTAAGTGGTCTCATGGGCTCTATAATCGGTTTTTTAAAATATGTCGCTGATCCTGAAACAAAGCTACCTGACATCGTCTACTGGCAGCTTGGAAGTCTAGCAAAGCTTGATAGTGAGAATTTAAAATTTATAGCCCCAGTGATGATCATCTGCGCCATTTTACTAATCGCCATGAGCTGGCGTATAAATTTGCTTTCCCTTGGCGACGAGAGTGCAGCGAGACTTGGCGTAAACGTAGCTTTTGAACGCGCTATTGTCATCATATGCGCTACGCTTCTTACAGCGTGCAGCGTCTGCATAAGCGGTATAGTCGCTTGGGTGGGACTTCTCATGCCACATCTGGCTCGTATGCTAGTTGGTGCAAACAACATAAAAAGCATGCCAGCAAGCATATTTATGGGTGCGATGTTTTTACTATTTGTAGATACATTAGCTCGTAGCATAAGCGTGAGCGAAGTGCCTCTTGGCGTGCTTACTGGCTTTATCGGCACGGTATTTTTCGTCTGGGTCTTGTGGCGAAATAAAAAGGTTGCGTGA
- a CDS encoding ABC transporter substrate-binding protein, whose protein sequence is MQTNFMHKVTKFSLVASLFMALSLNAAESARSITDMQGVKVSVPEKVEKIAALWHANNEIILALGGMDKVITTTDLIKKNKWFIHVYPKVKDLPAALNGKDIQVEELVKLAPDVVIVSSKNYQEELTKNGFSAVNMIYRDYPDMEKSIYATAEVIGTDKARALAEKLSNKIHENSKFVEAKTKNIPADKRPKVLHLLGGANLLKVDGTNTIQNTWINLAGGKNAVSKEGSMIELTAEEIINANPDIIIVGGNDTDALIKNVKEHPAFSGSNAVKNGKIYGNPKGAFAWDRYGAESVLQILWAAKTIQPDLFKDLDMKAKTKEFYKEFLGHELTDTEYDYILKGLNPDGSSK, encoded by the coding sequence ATGCAAACAAATTTTATGCATAAAGTAACCAAATTTAGCCTTGTTGCTTCACTATTTATGGCTCTTAGTCTAAACGCAGCTGAGTCTGCAAGAAGCATCACCGATATGCAAGGCGTCAAAGTAAGCGTACCTGAAAAGGTAGAAAAGATCGCTGCACTTTGGCATGCAAACAACGAAATCATCCTAGCACTTGGTGGCATGGATAAAGTGATCACCACTACAGATCTCATCAAGAAAAATAAGTGGTTTATACACGTATATCCAAAAGTAAAAGACCTCCCAGCTGCGCTAAATGGCAAAGATATCCAGGTAGAAGAGCTAGTTAAGCTAGCACCTGATGTTGTCATAGTTTCTAGCAAAAATTACCAAGAAGAGCTTACTAAAAATGGCTTTAGCGCGGTAAATATGATATATAGAGACTATCCAGATATGGAGAAAAGTATCTATGCAACAGCTGAAGTTATCGGCACTGACAAGGCTAGAGCTTTGGCTGAAAAGCTTTCAAACAAGATCCATGAGAACTCAAAATTTGTAGAAGCCAAAACAAAAAATATCCCAGCTGATAAGCGTCCAAAAGTACTTCACCTTCTTGGCGGAGCAAATTTATTAAAAGTTGATGGTACAAACACTATTCAAAACACTTGGATAAATTTAGCTGGCGGCAAAAACGCAGTATCAAAAGAGGGATCTATGATCGAGCTAACAGCTGAAGAGATCATCAACGCAAACCCTGATATTATCATCGTTGGTGGCAACGACACAGACGCTTTGATCAAAAATGTCAAAGAGCACCCTGCGTTTTCAGGCTCAAACGCTGTGAAAAACGGCAAAATTTATGGCAACCCAAAAGGTGCATTTGCTTGGGATAGATATGGCGCTGAGAGCGTACTTCAAATTTTATGGGCAGCAAAAACTATCCAGCCTGATCTTTTCAAAGACCTAGACATGAAAGCAAAAACAAAAGAGTTTTATAAAGAGTTTCTAGGCCACGAGCTTACCGACACAGAGTATGACTACATATTAAAAGGTCTAAACCCTGACGGCAGCAGCAAATAA
- a CDS encoding nitric-oxide reductase large subunit produces the protein MREYKKYWLALVAVLVICFSILGYYGVEVYRSSPPVVNFTDENGNVVIDKESIYKGQEAWQSIGGMQVGSVWGHGAYQAPDWSADWLHKELVIFLELKADEIYHSKYADLNDEQKANLKVLLKKEYRENGVKDDKIVLSSDRLKAMKQVSQEYSSLFGNDPKFKSLREAYAMKENTLPNASDRDDLNNFFFWSAWATAANRPNSDATYTNNWPHEPLIDNVPTSENIFWSIASVVILIAGIGFLVWFSSFYGKKDDEKLEAISEDPLSKLSLTPSQKALKKYLFVTLALFAFQILIGGFTAHYTVEGQEFYGINLSAYIPYSLARTWHIQASIFWIATGFLAGGLFLAPIINGGKDPKFQKLGVDLLFYALLILVVGSFAGEYLAIANIMPINLSFWFGHQGYEYIELGRVWQIILFVGLVIWMLLLLRGFIGGFKNKGDKNLLAIFAASAVAVGLFYGAGLFYGQRSPLPVMEYWRWWVVHLWVEGFFEVFATASLAFVFVSLGLVSKRFATFSTLASASLFLVGGIPGTFHHLYFAGTTTPIMAVGASFSALEVVPLVLLGAEAYEHYRLQFAQTWAKTLKWPLYCFIAVAFWNMLGAGVFGFLINPPISLFYIQGLNTTPVHGHAALFGVYGFLALGFVWLVATYLFKGQEFDEKLMKVGFWGLNIGLMLMIVLSLLPIGIYQAFASLEHGMWYARSAELLQQSHLQNLRWVRMIGDTILIIGGISFLAQLLKFMLNKKA, from the coding sequence ATGCGTGAATACAAAAAGTATTGGCTAGCACTTGTTGCAGTACTAGTAATTTGCTTTAGTATTTTAGGCTACTACGGCGTTGAGGTTTATAGAAGCTCGCCACCAGTTGTAAATTTTACAGATGAGAATGGCAATGTCGTGATCGACAAAGAGAGCATCTATAAAGGTCAAGAGGCCTGGCAAAGCATAGGAGGTATGCAAGTTGGCTCTGTTTGGGGACACGGTGCATATCAAGCACCTGATTGGAGTGCGGACTGGCTTCACAAAGAGTTGGTTATATTTTTAGAGTTAAAAGCAGATGAAATTTACCACTCAAAATATGCTGACTTAAATGATGAGCAAAAGGCAAATCTAAAAGTTCTACTTAAAAAAGAGTACCGAGAAAATGGCGTAAAAGACGATAAAATCGTACTTAGCAGCGATAGATTAAAGGCTATGAAACAAGTAAGCCAAGAGTATTCATCACTTTTTGGAAATGACCCTAAGTTTAAATCTTTAAGAGAAGCTTATGCGATGAAAGAAAATACTCTTCCAAATGCTTCTGATAGAGATGATCTTAATAACTTTTTCTTCTGGTCAGCCTGGGCAACCGCAGCAAACAGACCTAATAGCGATGCTACATACACAAACAACTGGCCACACGAGCCACTAATAGATAATGTACCAACAAGCGAGAATATATTTTGGTCAATCGCAAGTGTTGTAATACTTATTGCTGGTATTGGATTTCTTGTTTGGTTTAGCTCTTTTTATGGTAAAAAAGATGATGAAAAATTAGAAGCTATTAGCGAAGATCCACTTAGTAAATTAAGCCTAACTCCATCTCAAAAAGCTCTTAAAAAATATCTTTTTGTAACTTTGGCTCTTTTTGCTTTCCAAATTTTAATAGGTGGCTTTACAGCTCACTATACAGTCGAAGGACAAGAATTTTACGGTATAAACTTATCAGCTTATATTCCTTATTCACTTGCTAGAACATGGCACATTCAGGCTAGTATTTTCTGGATTGCGACAGGATTTTTAGCAGGCGGTCTTTTCCTAGCACCTATTATAAATGGCGGTAAAGATCCAAAATTCCAAAAGCTTGGCGTAGATTTATTATTTTACGCACTACTAATCCTTGTAGTTGGCAGTTTTGCTGGTGAGTATTTAGCGATCGCAAATATTATGCCTATAAATTTAAGCTTCTGGTTTGGACACCAAGGATATGAATATATCGAGCTTGGACGTGTTTGGCAAATTATTTTATTTGTTGGTCTTGTCATTTGGATGCTACTTTTACTTCGTGGATTTATCGGCGGATTTAAGAATAAAGGTGACAAAAATTTACTTGCTATCTTTGCAGCTTCTGCTGTTGCAGTTGGATTATTTTACGGAGCAGGATTATTTTACGGCCAAAGAAGCCCACTTCCAGTGATGGAATACTGGCGCTGGTGGGTTGTACACCTTTGGGTTGAAGGCTTTTTTGAAGTCTTTGCTACCGCTTCACTTGCTTTTGTATTTGTTAGTCTTGGTCTTGTTTCAAAGAGATTTGCTACGTTTTCAACACTTGCGAGTGCATCACTTTTCTTAGTGGGCGGAATTCCAGGAACTTTCCACCACTTATATTTTGCGGGCACTACAACACCTATAATGGCAGTTGGCGCTAGCTTCTCAGCACTTGAGGTAGTTCCTCTTGTATTACTTGGCGCTGAAGCTTATGAGCACTACAGACTTCAGTTTGCTCAAACTTGGGCTAAGACATTAAAATGGCCACTTTACTGCTTTATCGCAGTTGCTTTCTGGAATATGCTAGGTGCTGGTGTATTCGGATTTTTAATCAATCCTCCAATTTCACTATTTTATATCCAAGGTCTAAATACGACTCCAGTCCACGGACATGCTGCACTATTTGGTGTTTATGGATTTTTGGCACTTGGATTTGTTTGGCTAGTGGCTACTTATCTATTCAAAGGTCAAGAATTTGACGAGAAACTTATGAAAGTAGGCTTTTGGGGCTTAAATATAGGCCTTATGCTAATGATCGTACTTTCACTACTTCCAATAGGAATTTATCAAGCATTTGCAAGCCTAGAGCATGGTATGTGGTATGCAAGAAGCGCTGAGCTTTTACAACAATCACACTTGCAAAATTTAAGATGGGTAAGAATGATTGGCGATACGATTTTAATAATCGGTGGAATCAGCTTCCTTGCACAACTTCTAAAATTTATGCTTAATAAAAAAGCTTAA
- a CDS encoding DUF1523 family protein translates to MITFFKRICVIFIVLLHSFLALVVDYSFPHYANVQITGGDVKRMDKDGIIDAKNPADGPTRDVYFLYTKDSNNSNKVMAYRNEDTAWGFPFYFKFNSADVQAKAQGFANSDKNVTVKYYGYRISMLQEFRNVISLKESGTDTSWPVASYVFYFILFISLIIWIRKINKAFRPKTSENLEK, encoded by the coding sequence ATGATTACATTTTTTAAAAGAATTTGCGTTATTTTTATCGTGCTTTTACACTCTTTTTTGGCTCTTGTAGTTGATTATTCGTTTCCACACTATGCAAATGTGCAAATCACAGGTGGCGATGTCAAACGTATGGACAAAGATGGTATCATCGATGCTAAAAATCCGGCTGATGGCCCTACCAGAGATGTTTATTTTCTCTACACTAAAGATTCTAATAATTCAAATAAAGTCATGGCTTATAGAAATGAAGATACTGCATGGGGATTTCCGTTTTATTTTAAATTTAACTCAGCTGATGTACAAGCCAAGGCCCAGGGCTTTGCAAATAGCGATAAAAACGTAACTGTAAAATATTATGGATATAGAATTTCTATGCTTCAAGAGTTTAGAAATGTCATCTCACTAAAAGAAAGTGGCACAGATACTAGTTGGCCGGTAGCTAGCTATGTATTTTATTTTATCTTGTTTATCTCGCTAATCATTTGGATAAGAAAGATAAATAAGGCCTTTAGACCAAAAACTAGTGAAAATTTAGAGAAATAG
- the hpf gene encoding ribosome hibernation-promoting factor, HPF/YfiA family — translation MNISIVGKQFELTEPIKNYIQDAFDTLGKYNLDIISVRCVVAADEKQGKKGFNAEFSLNMAHKDTIVVRQKDKDLYAAIDLAIEKASKVLRREHDKKFTVKGKADDKEFRSRIGEEKIEGVEEIVPMELEIYKPLEVEEALEKLKSSDKQFYVFNDVDAKMRVIYKRTDGTFGLY, via the coding sequence ATGAACATAAGCATTGTAGGAAAACAATTTGAGCTAACAGAGCCAATCAAAAACTATATCCAAGACGCTTTTGATACGCTTGGTAAATACAATCTCGACATCATCTCAGTAAGATGTGTTGTAGCAGCTGATGAAAAACAAGGAAAAAAAGGCTTTAATGCAGAATTTTCTCTAAATATGGCCCATAAAGATACGATAGTCGTTCGCCAAAAAGATAAAGATCTTTACGCTGCGATCGATCTTGCTATCGAAAAAGCATCAAAAGTTTTAAGAAGAGAGCATGATAAGAAATTTACTGTTAAAGGCAAGGCTGACGACAAAGAATTCCGCTCAAGAATAGGTGAAGAAAAGATCGAAGGCGTTGAAGAGATCGTGCCTATGGAGCTTGAAATTTATAAACCACTTGAGGTCGAAGAAGCACTTGAAAAACTAAAATCAAGTGATAAACAATTTTACGTATTTAACGATGTTGACGCAAAAATGCGTGTGATCTACAAAAGAACAGACGGAACTTTCGGTCTTTACTAA
- a CDS encoding type II secretion system protein: MKKTKKAFTLIELIIVITVLGVISLMSFNTLMNLYQNYFQSKVINELETQSEIALEQISMLLSHRIKQSVIARKKNGDYLALNDSGVNLSSDFEILEFIPAAYELFDGINEYKGDDTNGDPIIEEGIYSGYVDLANSSVANGLKSPGSKFNDAFRNGVMDLTCENDSNEEDVNSGSRCINADNENGGLVAIFSSILYRVGSSFGYQENLDQRHLDIAKVGIQSIDTLKISSDFKNKKISEQYKLAYTAIAIAPAEQNAEDIQNGSFDLKIYYNYRPWLNESFKKFSSTSTKDIKAESATLAKHVTRFVFTEKNGVIALKLCLKAEKSEITICKSKAVY; the protein is encoded by the coding sequence ATGAAAAAAACAAAAAAAGCTTTTACATTAATTGAGCTAATAATAGTCATCACCGTACTTGGTGTTATCTCACTTATGAGCTTTAACACGCTTATGAATTTATATCAAAACTATTTTCAAAGCAAAGTAATAAACGAACTAGAAACACAAAGCGAAATCGCTCTAGAGCAAATTTCAATGCTACTTAGCCACAGAATCAAACAAAGCGTTATCGCTAGAAAAAAAAATGGAGATTACCTAGCTCTAAATGATAGTGGCGTAAATTTAAGCAGCGACTTTGAAATTTTAGAATTTATCCCAGCTGCTTATGAGCTATTTGATGGCATAAACGAATATAAAGGAGACGATACTAACGGAGATCCGATCATCGAAGAAGGCATATATAGCGGATATGTAGATCTTGCAAATAGCTCTGTTGCAAATGGATTAAAAAGCCCTGGAAGCAAATTTAATGATGCTTTTAGAAATGGCGTAATGGACTTGACCTGCGAAAATGATAGCAATGAAGAAGATGTAAATAGCGGCTCTAGGTGTATAAACGCCGATAATGAAAATGGCGGTTTAGTAGCGATATTTTCTAGCATACTTTATAGAGTTGGTAGCAGCTTTGGCTATCAAGAAAATTTAGACCAAAGGCACTTAGATATCGCAAAAGTTGGCATACAATCAATCGACACGCTTAAAATTTCAAGTGATTTTAAAAATAAAAAAATTTCAGAGCAGTATAAACTAGCTTACACAGCCATTGCCATAGCGCCAGCTGAGCAAAATGCCGAGGATATACAAAATGGCTCTTTTGACCTTAAAATTTACTACAACTATAGGCCATGGCTAAATGAAAGCTTTAAAAAATTTAGCTCAACATCTACAAAGGATATCAAAGCCGAAAGTGCGACACTAGCTAAACATGTAACAAGATTTGTCTTTACAGAAAAAAATGGAGTCATCGCATTAAAGCTTTGCCTTAAAGCAGAAAAGTCAGAAATAACCATTTGCAAATCAAAGGCGGTTTATTGA
- a CDS encoding type II secretion system protein, with protein sequence MVKRGGFSLIELILSVLVVAIVSASLPLAVRTTSNLSEQSLMQEGLMNAKTYMSLILKAPFSDQVLIAGKNTMPSSITTQEAIIFPLIICDQGANPDFYEKSGVKGEGHRILAYPVQNSSACATRPNDSKLPESIKSVNFKVKSIKNFNTQKSISLTASTTKRDFIIDTETTPTITNGADKFVVSTPLNDSDVLQIKLDTTMKTTKESKSVLYGYAFNIGESSTLSVKEWK encoded by the coding sequence GTGGTGAAAAGGGGTGGCTTTTCATTGATAGAGCTTATCTTGTCAGTGCTTGTAGTAGCCATAGTAAGTGCAAGCTTGCCACTAGCGGTAAGAACTACTTCAAATTTAAGTGAGCAGTCCTTAATGCAAGAAGGACTAATGAATGCTAAAACCTATATGTCATTAATATTAAAAGCACCATTTAGCGATCAAGTCTTAATAGCCGGTAAAAATACCATGCCATCTTCTATAACGACTCAAGAGGCTATAATTTTTCCTCTTATTATCTGCGATCAAGGGGCAAATCCGGATTTTTATGAAAAAAGTGGAGTAAAAGGTGAAGGACATAGGATACTTGCATATCCGGTGCAAAATTCATCTGCATGTGCCACAAGGCCTAATGATTCAAAGCTTCCAGAATCAATCAAAAGCGTAAATTTTAAAGTAAAATCTATCAAAAATTTCAATACTCAAAAATCCATCTCACTAACTGCTAGCACTACTAAACGCGACTTTATCATAGATACAGAGACGACTCCAACTATAACAAATGGAGCTGATAAATTTGTAGTTAGCACTCCTTTAAATGATAGTGACGTTTTACAGATAAAGCTAGATACGACTATGAAAACTACAAAAGAGAGCAAAAGCGTACTTTATGGATATGCCTTTAATATAGGTGAAAGCAGTACTCTAAGTGTAAAAGAATGGAAATGA
- the fliW gene encoding flagellar assembly protein FliW: protein MIFSVKSPILGFEHIKTMELIELDKFFVKLASKDDETSFTMINPFALRSYEFDIPSYYEDLMEIKESSQLRIYNIIVVALPLEKSTVNFIAPIVCNMDNMTLSQVVLDIAKYPQYGQAEMIENFIQK from the coding sequence ATGATTTTTAGTGTTAAAAGCCCTATTTTAGGCTTTGAGCATATCAAAACGATGGAGTTAATTGAACTTGATAAATTTTTTGTTAAGCTAGCAAGCAAAGATGATGAGACATCTTTTACAATGATAAATCCTTTTGCATTAAGAAGCTACGAATTCGACATTCCAAGCTATTATGAAGATCTTATGGAGATTAAAGAAAGCTCTCAACTTAGAATTTATAACATTATCGTTGTTGCACTCCCGCTTGAAAAATCAACTGTAAATTTTATAGCTCCTATCGTTTGCAATATGGACAATATGACCTTATCCCAAGTCGTTTTAGACATTGCCAAATATCCTCAGTACGGGCAAGCTGAAATGATAGAAAATTTTATACAAAAATAG
- a CDS encoding outer membrane protein assembly factor BamD, whose protein sequence is MKRFSKFLAVVALLGLFSGCAEKYTELYNLTPDEWYAQVIADIKDGDLEAADKHYVSMASEHVASPLLEQILLILAQAHANDEEYLMANHYLDEYIKRYGDNGPKTEFAQYLKIKANFDSFTQPNRNQKLMEDSVTEIEKFLYMYPNTEYKPLIETMLIKFKLALYFLDMQIADLYNRTGRDVSAKIYEQKLEESPFRNSDLIKPDVAWYRKLFE, encoded by the coding sequence ATGAAAAGATTTTCTAAATTTCTAGCAGTTGTGGCTCTTTTGGGGCTTTTTAGTGGTTGTGCTGAAAAATATACCGAGCTTTATAATCTAACTCCTGATGAGTGGTATGCTCAGGTTATAGCTGATATAAAAGATGGCGATCTTGAAGCGGCCGATAAACACTATGTCTCAATGGCAAGCGAACACGTAGCAAGCCCGCTTTTGGAGCAAATTTTACTTATCCTTGCCCAAGCTCACGCAAATGATGAAGAGTATCTAATGGCAAATCACTATCTTGACGAGTATATTAAAAGATACGGCGATAACGGCCCAAAAACAGAGTTTGCTCAGTATCTAAAGATAAAAGCAAATTTTGACTCATTTACTCAGCCAAACCGCAACCAAAAGCTCATGGAAGATAGCGTAACTGAGATCGAGAAATTTCTTTATATGTATCCAAATACTGAATATAAGCCACTTATCGAGACTATGCTTATTAAATTTAAGCTCGCGCTTTACTTCCTAGATATGCAAATAGCCGATCTTTATAATAGAACGGGCAGGGATGTATCGGCTAAAATTTATGAGCAAAAACTTGAAGAGTCGCCGTTTAGAAATTCTGACCTTATAAAACCTGACGTAGCATGGTATAGAAAACTGTTTGAATAG